Below is a window of Populus alba chromosome 2, ASM523922v2, whole genome shotgun sequence DNA.
ATTGAAAATAGTTTAGCAGTAAAGTATTCATCCCTTCTTTCCTATGCCATTACCGGATCAAATTAATCTGCGCAAACACTTAATAATTCACCTGGGTTATGGTCGCCAAATATAATTTGTGCCAGTGCAGTTCCTCCAGCTTCACCCGGATAGCCAGCCCATATAATGCTTCCAATGTTCTGATCATATTTGGCGAAAGATACATCTACTGGACCTCCACAAAAAAGCACCAGAACAACTGGTTTTTTTGCAGCTTTTGCCACAGCGGTTATCAGCTCCCGCTGCTTCCCTGGGAGCACCAGGTCCACACGATCTTGCTCCTCCTTCTCTTGAGTTTGATCTAGTCCCATAACCAATATCACTTGATCTGCCCCCTTCGCGATTTTTACTGCTTGATTTATTGAAGCTGAAGAGCATGCAACCCTACTGCAACCTGGGTGATACCTGGTGTTCTTGATATAATTCTGCAATCCTTGCAGTGGTGTAACAGTTTTACAGGGTGGACCAAAATAGTTTCCAAGAAGTTTCGTTGCATTATTAGCATTGGGGCCTATAACTGCAAGGGACTTGGTTTCCAATTTTGAAAGCGGGAGAAGCTTATCAGGATTCTTTAGCAGGACTATGCCATCTTGAGCTGCTTTCAGGGCTAGAGCCTGATGCTCTTGGGAACAGACTTGGTCTGGAGCAATGTTGCCATACGGCTGTTTAGTGGGATTGCCATTGAATAGTCCTAATCTCATCCTTATAGAGAAAAGGTTGTGAAGGGCTCTGTCTATTTCAGATTCCggcaattttttctttttgacagCTGATTTGGTGTAGTTCTTCAAGTAATCACCACAGTTTACATCCATccctgaaatatttttttgtttgtctaaGAAATTAGAAGACAGGCAAGTAAAAACTACAACTTTTTATGCACTTCATATGTTTTCTCTCTTGAAATTAGAAAGTTGAAACTAGTTCCTTAACCGGCTGTTGAGGCTGTTTGGTAGTGACACATGCAAGCCTATATCATTGCTACTGTGAATTGAGACCTGTTCCTTGATGTCTTGATCATTTCACTGTTTTAGGAAAAATGCAAAACCTTTGCACTTTATTTATAGCTTTGCCTAAAGGAAACGCTATTTAGTGGTACAATTGTCCAAGGGATTCTTTCCtcgggactttttttttttttttttttactgttataTCTAAAATCAAATACACTGGACCAGATATGCAAATAAGGTGGATCTTTCCACTTGTGGGCCACACGATTCTTTTGTTCACTGAACATCTACACTACTTTTGCTTATTTGATATGTTCATTTAACTTGCAAACAAGTACAGGCTCTAGTATGGCCATAGAAAAGGAGAGAATCACAATACCGGCTTTAAGCACATCTGCAACAGCGTCTTCTGGTGATTTAGCGTATCCCTGATCATCGTGAATTATGGCGACTGCATCACAATCTGATGTGATGTACCTGATTATTTTTCCAAGAACAAAACACCAATGatcatttttcttaaaagagagaaaaaaatccatcttttcAACATTTATCTCCTTACCCGTAGAAGCCCCACTGCCCTCTGGCCTTTTTAGACAATAGATTGTAATCTGCACAATTTGGGACCCCATTAACACGATTATAAGCACACATTATCCCACTAGCTTTTCCTTCTTGTATGCAGCTCTTGAATGGAGGCTGGTACGTATCCGCTAAATCCTGCAATGTGACCTAAACCCAGAAAAAGGTGCTGGCATGTAAATGAAACGGCAGAGAATTTCATTTTAACATGAATATCTTAAATAtagatttgattaattttaagaaaggaaaataaactaCTGTGCAAAAGTAGAAACAACTTCCTTAACTTAAGCAATATATAATTCTGTGCTTCTTTAACTTCTATATTCTCTCCTTGACTGGTCAAAGATTTTTTGATAAGCCTATATTTTTGAATGGTCAAAGATTTTCTGTCGCTTAATGATCTAGTACCCAACACCTTGATTCGTCACCAATCTGTGTTTTTTTCCTgattaaaaactatttgaacACATCAGGCAGCTGGACCAATTTGGGATcttccaatttctttttaaacatCGCACAGTGAAAGGAAAGAAGACAATCATGGCCATTGTGCATCACTTACTTGAGCATCAAAGATGAACCTATTCATGCCTTTCCATTTATCCAAGTCATAAGCAGTAAAATGCTTGCAACAAGCTGAAGCTTGAAGTTGCTCACCAAGGGTTCCTCCTCCAAAAGAGTCCCCTTGAACTCCTCTCACATATGACACTGCATACTTTCCAGCGACCAAAGGATCTTCTCCAGGTGTCTCTTGCCCTCTTCCCCATCTTGGGTCTCTAAATATGTTGATGTTTGGTGCCCAAAATGTCATGCCTGTAGCTTGTCCAGCGTTGTATATCCCTCTTGCTTCTTTTCCAATCACCTTCAAGAATCCATTCACAGATCAATAACGATTACTTTTGGATGTAGAgcttcgttttcttttcttttctacatATCCAAGTGACAAGGAGCTATATATCTTTTGCTACAGGAACTGAATCGGAAAAAATGTTAATGTAGAAACACAGGTATTGAGAGTCTAGCAGATGAAGTTACTTACTTGACCAATGCGATACCAAAGATGAGCATCAAATGAAGCAGCAGTCAGAATAACCTGAGGGAAGCTTGTGGCAAACCGAATGGTCCCGTTGAAACGGATGCCTTGGCGCACCGTGGTTTGAAGGGCGACACCATGTAATGCTTCAGACCACCATTCATAGGCAGGGATGCCAAGCCTGGGGATTCCTGGGGCTGTGTCAACAAGTTGGGATATTTTTTCATCTAATGTTAGTCTAGAGACAAGGTCTTCAACTCTTTGGCTTATGGGTAGTTTAGTTTGGCAAAAAGGGTACAACTTTGTTGATGGGTCAGATGAGTCACATGAGTATGGTGGTTGTGTTGACTCAGCATATAAGTGGAGTGAAGCAGTGAGGATGGCGATGAGGATTCTGAGACACAAGTTTTGCAGTCTCATTCTGTGAGTCTGTTGAGGAGAGCTGAACAGAGGGAATggagatatttatttttgaagagaGGTAATGGGAATAAGGGCAGTGATGaagccagttttttttttttgtttttttccaggAGAGCACATTGAGGggtcaaataaagaaaatgcgTAGCAAAACGACAGAAAAACTGATTGTAAAGATTTTACCTCGAGATCACTGTGTaagtttaagaattatttttttgctgtACTATTTTTGGAAAAATACTGGTGATAACGCTGATACTGAGAATCCTTCACGTGCCCCTCTGCAGAATGGGCACTCGGCAGGTTTGCCTTGAAGGCTTCACTAGACAATGAGGGCCTAGAGCTTTCCCACCTTCAACGAGGCCAGCTAGGTATCAGTAGCAGAAACAAAACGATGCACGTGCAAATAAGCACGTAGAAATAGCCGTGAACTAGATAGGGCCCGCGCTCAGCTGCGCcaacccccctttttttttcttaagcgtgaaaaaaatgttaatggACATaagtatttctaaaaaaacagtttattaaattaattatatttaataagcatgactaatttaaataatacaaaaaaatatatatatatatatataacacatatACAATAATGATACATAAACCGATAAAAAGAATgtaaaaaaggctaaaaaatcCCAGCTTATCTAAATTAGCATGTTAAATCATCGATCTTGTTATGATAACATagtaatctttttaaaaataaaataaataaaattatgaaatttaattatcaaataattcaatgttgaaaggaaaaacataaaaataataattaaaaagacaataaaaaaaatatgagttaatCTAAGTTGACCTTGTGATTATGGATATATGATTAGGATAACCtcgtagaaaaagaaaaaaaacacaaaaatcaatttttaataaattagatattgaatgaaatttttttaaaaaaatcaatttaaaaaaagaactaaaaaaactaaagtcaaTCCGTGTTAAATTTCAAAACTCATGTATTTGATCATGAGTCCGAGACTATCctcataaaagagaaaaaaataacaaaacaaatttcaaatcattaaaatgctaagaggtgaaattgaaaaaaaaaatgcaatccaaaaaataatacaaaaaaaaaaacaatatcaagtaaaaaataataaacactaaatttgatataaaaatattttgaaattgaatgacaagggataaaatttaaaaataaaattcaattagaaaaatattaaaaataaacaaccaataatgaaaaaaatgagaaccaagtttgaaactaaataattaaaaattaaaaaaaaaatcaataaaacaaatataaataaaaaaaatatcaattaaaaaaataaaaacaaaacaaacccttATATTTTGACAAGAAAAAGGGAGAGAAGAAAGGAAGTAAAAAAGATTCATCAGAGCCCAGCCATCGTTCTGCGTGCACACACACTATCTTTTTTAAATGGAAAGAGAAAGGTAAGACGCTTCCAATACTGTCCTGGAAAGCAGCGTTCAGAGGTGAAGAGATGTCACAAGCGCTGTTTGAAGAGCGTGAGCGTTGCCCACGAAGTGGTGTGTGCgagcttttttaaaatactatttattatattatttaagagcTTCGACTTTACCGTTCAGTCATACCATAAAgtagaaacaagaaaagagagTGAAAATTCAGATACAATTGATGACTATGAAATAGGTAGTAACATTTATCGACATACAtctgaaatatattatttttctgggtGTGTGCCTTACCCCTTTCTCTGGGTTCACCGACATGGTACCACCGCCGTCAAACTAGTAAATACTGGCTTTTCAGTTTTGAGAACCCATTCTCCATATCAAATTACAACGGAAATTGGGTACTCGTCACCTTCTACAACCAAGAAATGTCTTCCTTCTTCCATCACCATCAGGCCATCTTCATTAGCTCTACTAAGGTGTTCACAAGGGCTCACTTCAAATTCAATCTCAGCTCTTTCCCCTGCACCTAATACAACACTCTGGAATCCGATCAGCTGTTTCCTTGGCCTGCCATTTCCATGTTTTTCCTGCCTCGAAAATAGTAAAACTGGATGCTTGCCTGCCATCTCTCCGTGGTTCTTCACTCCAATTCTTGCACGGCATTTGTTTTGCTCACAGAACTCCGTGCCCAACTCAGAAATCAATGTGGAACGAACTGAGTCGAAGTCGTTGATTATATGCATTGTTGACGACTGATTTAAGTAGAGTGTGTTTTGGGAGACAGCTGTTAGTTCATAAGAATATTTTGAGTAGCTGATGCCATGACCAAACTCAAAAACACTTCGGCCTTTGTAGAACCTGTATGTACGGCCAGGATAGCCTGAAGAAGCTTCAGGTCGCATCCCCATGTCTGTCATTGGAACTTTCACAAATTCTTGTGGGTACCAAGTCATTGGTAATCTCCCTCCTACATAGCATCATGCACTCATTGTTAGTACCATAAGATGtcgaaaaataaagtaaaacttTCCACCAGCGTGTTTCTCGGAAAAAACCTACCGACCCAAAAAGCAACCGCCTCTTTCTAGGTCTAGTGCCAAAGTAACCATAAGAtgtcgagaaaaaaaataaaactttccaTCACTCATGCATTTGCTGACAAATAAAGAAGCACAGCCTTTCCTTTTGAAACATCGATCATAACTTTACCTGGATTATGATCACCAAACATGATTTCTGCAAGGGCAATGGCACCACCCTCACCAGGATAACCAGCCCACAAAATGCTTCCAATGTTTTTATCGTTCTTGGCAAACGAAATGTCAACAGGACCTCCAGAAAAAAGCACTAGAACAACTGGATTTTTGGCTGCTTTTGCAACAGCGATGATGAGTTCCTGTTGCTTCCCTGGAAGCAACAAATCAGTGCGATCAAGCTCTTCCCTCTCCTGAGTTTGGTCCAGGCCCATCATCAACACTACATGATCTGCTCCTTTTGCTACATCCACTGCCCTGTCAACTGAAGCTGAAGAGCATTGAACTGTATCACAAGCGGGGTGATAAACCGTTTGTTTAATGTAGCTCTGCAATGCTTGCAGCGGGGTCACAAATCTGCATGGAGGGCCTGCATAGTTTCCAAGAAGCATTTGCCCAGAATTGGCATTAGGGCCAATAACAGCCAGAgacttggttttggatttcgaAAGTGGGAGGAGTCTTGCAGAGTTCTTTAAAAGGACAATGCCATTACGGGCAGCTTCAAGAGCTAGTATCTGGTGTTCTTGGGAGCAAACTTGGTCAGGACCAATGTTTCCAAAAAGCTGGCCTTCAGGATGTCCATTGAAAAGGCCTAGCCTCATCCTTACAGAAAAGAGGTTATGAAGGGCCTTGTCAATATCGGATTCAGACAGTTTTTTCTGTTCCACTGCCACTTTGGCATGTTTCAGCAAGTATGATCCGCAGTTAACATCCATGCCTGTACATGTATGTTAGACAaagtttaaagataaaatataaaataaaaggctaCTTTGGTTTACCTGCTAAAGTCCACCTGATTGAAATGAAACTAAAACTCTTATTGAATGCTAGAAAAGTTAACTATGATCAACATTATTAAACTGATCGAACAGCATCTCTGTTCTACTAAAGGTCAAGGATGTAGTATAAAGAAAATGTTATATGAAAACTATATAAACCCAGTTCCTGGGGCTTCTCCTAGCCTAATAGCTGAAGCATTTAGGCTGAGTGGTTCTTTGACACAAGGAATATCCTGGTCCATTATTCCACAGATATGTAGAATCCACTAATTGTTCTGTAACATACATGTAAGTGAGAACTTCACTACTTTGAGAATGTCGAATCACTTTTCCAACTCATCCTATTGATCCATTTTTATAGAACTGTATTGTTAAAGTAGACACTGTGATAAAGGAGTATCATGAGTCTAGGAGTCATTTTAAGCTTTTACTATTTAGAAGCTCTCAGTCATACAAGTAACATTGTGTTTGGAAAAATAAGTGTCAACGTTTACTAATCAAAGGGATGGCAACACAACACACGAAGTAATTGCTTTCCTGTTCTGTAAAACTTAATTTGCAGTGATTGTATTCAATTATCTAATTGCAGATTGAATACTACATGCCGCATGCGAATTCTATCTTTTTCACATACAGccagaagagagaaagaa
It encodes the following:
- the LOC118049159 gene encoding probable beta-D-xylosidase 7, which gives rise to MRLQNLCLRILIAILTASLHLYAESTQPPYSCDSSDPSTKLYPFCQTKLPISQRVEDLVSRLTLDEKISQLVDTAPGIPRLGIPAYEWWSEALHGVALQTTVRQGIRFNGTIRFATSFPQVILTAASFDAHLWYRIGQVIGKEARGIYNAGQATGMTFWAPNINIFRDPRWGRGQETPGEDPLVAGKYAVSYVRGVQGDSFGGGTLGEQLQASACCKHFTAYDLDKWKGMNRFIFDAQVTLQDLADTYQPPFKSCIQEGKASGIMCAYNRVNGVPNCADYNLLSKKARGQWGFYGYITSDCDAVAIIHDDQGYAKSPEDAVADVLKAGMDVNCGDYLKNYTKSAVKKKKLPESEIDRALHNLFSIRMRLGLFNGNPTKQPYGNIAPDQVCSQEHQALALKAAQDGIVLLKNPDKLLPLSKLETKSLAVIGPNANNATKLLGNYFGPPCKTVTPLQGLQNYIKNTRYHPGCSRVACSSASINQAVKIAKGADQVILVMGLDQTQEKEEQDRVDLVLPGKQRELITAVAKAAKKPVVLVLFCGGPVDVSFAKYDQNIGSIIWAGYPGEAGGTALAQIIFGDHNPGGRLPMTWYPQDFTKVPMTDMRMRSQVSSGYPGRTYRFYNGKKVFEFGYGLSYSNYSYELASVTQNKLYLGASSNQVTKNSNTIRHKLISDIGKELCEKNKFTVTVRVKNHGEMAGKHPVLLFMRQANPGNERPIKKLVGFQTVNLNAGENAEIQYELSPCEHLSNPDDRGMMVMEEGSQFLLIGDKEYPITIIF
- the LOC118049161 gene encoding probable beta-D-xylosidase 7, with product MGTADSSSVAFATSALLCILTSASQFRLHIPTMRPKKLCFFTFTFFTLSVFRVDSTQPPFSCDSSNPSTKAFPFCETTLPINQRARDLVSRLTLDEKISQLVNSAPPIPRLGIPGYEWWSEALHGVSSAGPGIHFNDNIKGATSFPQVILTAASFDAYQWYRIGQAIGKEARALYNAGQATGMTFWAPNINIFRDPRWGRGQETPGEDPLVTGRYAASYVKGVQGDSFEGGKIKGHLQASACCKHFTAYDLDNWKGMNRFVFDARVTMQDLADTYQPPFKSCVEQGRASGIMCAYNKVNGVPSCADYNLLSKTARAQWGFRGYITSDCDAVSIIHDDQGYAKSPEDAVVDVLKAGMDVNCGSYLLKHAKVAVEQKKLSESDIDKALHNLFSVRMRLGLFNGHPEGQLFGNIGPDQVCSQEHQILALEAARNGIVLLKNSARLLPLSKSKTKSLAVIGPNANSGQMLLGNYAGPPCRFVTPLQALQSYIKQTVYHPACDTVQCSSASVDRAVDVAKGADHVVLMMGLDQTQEREELDRTDLLLPGKQQELIIAVAKAAKNPVVLVLFSGGPVDISFAKNDKNIGSILWAGYPGEGGAIALAEIMFGDHNPGGRLPMTWYPQEFVKVPMTDMGMRPEASSGYPGRTYRFYKGRSVFEFGHGISYSKYSYELTAVSQNTLYLNQSSTMHIINDFDSVRSTLISELGTEFCEQNKCRARIGVKNHGEMAGKHPVLLFSRQEKHGNGRPRKQLIGFQSVVLGAGERAEIEFEVSPCEHLSRANEDGLMVMEEGRHFLVVEGDEYPISVVI